ACTTTGGGGGGCGTGTCGGGCGCGGCGGTTTCTTCCAGCGTCACGGGCTCCGGCGCGGAAACGGGGGCGGCTGCGGTTTCGGGCGCCGAGGTCTCCGGCTGCGGCGCCTTCGGCGCATCGTCCGCCTTGGAGGAAGCCTCCGCCGCTGCCTTGGAGGTGGGGTTCTTGCTCGCCATGGGCCTCCTCGCCGCCAGTTGGGTCCGGACCGCCGGAAAGCTGATCCGTCGCTCTGATTCAGGCGGCTTCGGGGCGGCCGGCGCCCGCTCACCACCTTGTTTCATCCGCCTTCGCTGAGCGAACGGCACGTTTCCTAGAAGCCTTATAGCAAAGTCAGCAGCGCGTCCTCATCGGGAGTTTGTGAGACCTCTGTTGTCGCCCCCAGCGCCCGCAGCGGGGCCGCCACCGCATGGGACAGGCATAACTGCCGCAGCGCAAGAAAGGGTCCGGTCACGTCCCCGCGTGCGGTGGCCTCCAGCAGGCTCTCCACCGTGCGGGCGGAATAATGGAGCGCGGCCGCGACCGCGCCGCTCTTGAGGGCGGCGAGCGTCTCCGGCGCGAGCTGATCGGCGGGGAGGGTGCGGTAGAGAACCGCAAGGGCGAGGCTGATGCCGGCCGGCGCGAGGTCGCCTTCCAGATCGCCCGCCCGCTCCGCGCCTGCCGCATGGAGCACGCGGCTGCCCGGTGGCAGGGCCTTGAGTGCCGTGCCGAGCGCGATCACATCGCCGGCGCAGTCGGTCACGTCCGCGAAGCCGGCCGCGCGGGCGGCCTGGGCGGTGCGGCTGCCCACGGCGAAGGCGGGCAGATGCCGTACACGGGTCTTCTCCGCGTGGGCGGCAAGCGCCTTCACGCCATTCACGCTGGTGAAGGCGATGGCAGTGAAATCGCCGGTGGGTAAAGGCGCGTGGGTTTGCGCCACCCGCAGCATGGGGTCCACGATCGCATCGTGACCCAGCGCCGCAAGACGCCGGGCGGTGTCGCCGGCGCCCGGTTGCGGGCGGGTCACGAGCAGGCGCACGCCCTAGAGCCCCAGCGCGCGGGCGGGAGCCGTCGCGCGCAACCGCGCGCCCATGTCCGCGCCCAGCCGGGCGGCGTCAGAGACCGGGGCCGTCTCGTCCGCCTCGGCGGCATCCCGCCCATCGGGCGAGAGAATGAGGCCGCGCAGGCGCACCATGTCGCCTTCCACGGTGGCGAGCCCGCCGATGGGCGTGCGGCAGGAGCCATCCAGCGCGGTCAGCAGCGCCCGCTCGGCCGCGAGCGCGATGCCGGTGGCCCGGCAGGCGATGGCGGCAATGGCGCCGTTGGTGGCCTCATCCCCGACACGGCTCTCGATGGCCACCGCCCCTTGGCCCACGGCGGGCAGGAAAGCGTCCGTGTCCAGAACCGCGCTCGCCTCATGGGCGAGGCCGAGGCGGGTGAGGCCGGCGAGCGCCAGCAGCGTGCCATCGAACGTGCCTTCGCGCACCTTGGCGAGGCGCGTGTGGACATTGCCCCGTAGCAGCGACACGTCGAGGTCCGGCCGCAGCCGCCGCAACTGGGCTTCGCGCCGGAGCGAGGCGGTGCCGATGCGCGCGCCGGCGGGCAGGTCCGCGAGGCTCTTGCCCTCGCGCAGGATCAAAGCGTCGCGCACATCGGCGCGCGGCAGGAAGCCGGAGAGGAACAGGCCGTCGGGCAAAGCGGTGGCCATGTCCTTGGCGGAATGGACCGCGAGGTCGATGCGCCCGTCGAGGAGCTGCTCCTCGATCTCCTTGGTGAACAGGCCCTTGCCGCCGGCTTCTGACAGGGCGCGGTCCTGAATGCTGTCGCCCGAGGTGCGGATGACCGTGATGGAGATGCTCTCCACGGGACGCGCCAGCGCGGCGGCGAGGGCGTCGCGCACCGCATGGGCCTGCCAGAGCGCGAGCGGGCTGCCGCGGGTGCCGATGGCGAGGCGCGGGGCGAAGGGAGCGTTCGGATCGGGCATCAGGCTTGCGGCATCGCGTCTTGTGTCGGGGGCGCGTACAATGATAGCCGGAATCGCAACAAGATAGCGCGGCGTTCCGGCGCCTTGCTTGCACGCGCAGGTTCAGGGTC
The Azorhizobium caulinodans ORS 571 genome window above contains:
- the hemC gene encoding hydroxymethylbilane synthase encodes the protein MPDPNAPFAPRLAIGTRGSPLALWQAHAVRDALAAALARPVESISITVIRTSGDSIQDRALSEAGGKGLFTKEIEEQLLDGRIDLAVHSAKDMATALPDGLFLSGFLPRADVRDALILREGKSLADLPAGARIGTASLRREAQLRRLRPDLDVSLLRGNVHTRLAKVREGTFDGTLLALAGLTRLGLAHEASAVLDTDAFLPAVGQGAVAIESRVGDEATNGAIAAIACRATGIALAAERALLTALDGSCRTPIGGLATVEGDMVRLRGLILSPDGRDAAEADETAPVSDAARLGADMGARLRATAPARALGL
- a CDS encoding uroporphyrinogen-III synthase; translated protein: MRLLVTRPQPGAGDTARRLAALGHDAIVDPMLRVAQTHAPLPTGDFTAIAFTSVNGVKALAAHAEKTRVRHLPAFAVGSRTAQAARAAGFADVTDCAGDVIALGTALKALPPGSRVLHAAGAERAGDLEGDLAPAGISLALAVLYRTLPADQLAPETLAALKSGAVAAALHYSARTVESLLEATARGDVTGPFLALRQLCLSHAVAAPLRALGATTEVSQTPDEDALLTLL